One Cardiocondyla obscurior isolate alpha-2009 linkage group LG16, Cobs3.1, whole genome shotgun sequence genomic region harbors:
- the LOC139108948 gene encoding transmembrane protein 223, whose product MLNLIFKHPSTHKFVLTHLRSAFEISSFKSNKLLKNVLTQHRKITQVDVNMNVQNNVILYKLNKDKYYRNVKIFAVGQLLGWLTLAYSTYNPSLWSIFTTDITLKEYFISNMFQTGVFTFALIAGPFMFFFIYALCSRSVKYIILNKGGKTVSIVTYHVLKKKSSSVIPVEMVKSTVDRRSKSGFVSLKIKNKYFYYLLDNGGTYVNPKLFDCVTE is encoded by the exons atgttgaatttaattttcaagcaCCCTAGTACTCACAAATTTGTATTGACCCATTTACGATCTGCCTTCGAGATAAGTTcttttaaatctaataaattGCTAAAAAATGTATTGACACAACATCGAAAAATTACACAGGTGGATGTAAATATGAATGTACAAAAcaacgtaattttatataaattaaataaggatAAGTATTAtcgaaatgtaaaaatttttgccgTTGGACAATTATTAGGTTGGTTGACATTGGCTTATAGCACATATAATCCATCTCTCTGGAGTATATTCACAACTGATATAACATTGAAGGAATATTTTATCAGCAATATGTTTCAAACTGGCGTTTTTACTTTTGCACTTATTGCAG gtcctttcatgttttttttcatCTATGCATTGTGCTCTCGTAGtgtcaaatatataattttaaataaaggaGGTAAAACAGTTTCAATTGTTACTTATCATGTACTGAAGAAGAAGTCTAGTTCAGTTATTCCAGTGGAAAtg gtaAAGAGTACGGTAGACAGAAGATCCAAATCAGGATTTGTCTCacttaaaataaagaataaatatttttattacttgttGGATAATGGAGGCACATATGTCAATCCAAAACTTTTTGATTGTGTAACagaataa
- the Eef1beta gene encoding elongation factor 1-beta', producing MAVGDLKSDKGVEDLNSFLADHSYIEGWQPTQADVAVLEALGKAPTSSNPHVLRWYHHIQSYDFKSLPGEKKIPAIFNLPSVGAPASSTGKANDDDDDIDLFGSDEEEDAEAAKIREERLKAYAEKKSKKPAVIAKSSIVLDVKSWGDETDMKEMENAVRSIQMDGLVWGGSKLVPVGYGINKLQIMCVIEDEKVSVDLLIEQIQEFEDLVQSVDIASFNKI from the exons ATGGCCGTCGGTGATCTGAAGTCCGATAAGGGTGTCGAGGATCTTAATAGCTTTCTCGCCGACCACAGTTACATCGAGGG ATGGCAACCAACTCAGGCGGATGTCGCGGTACTCGAGGCACTGGGAAAAGCACCGACGTCGTCGAACCCTCATGTACTTCGTTGGTACCATCACATACAATCGTACGATTTTAAATCACTTCccggagaaaagaaaatacctGCCATCTTTAATCTGCCATCTGTTGGTGCTCCAGCTTCGTCTACAGGAAAGgcaaacgacgacgacgacgatataGATTTATTTGGTTCTGACGAGGAAGAGGATGCCGAAGCAGCAAAAATTAGAGAAGAAAGGTTAAAAGCATACGCAgagaaaaaatcaaaaaaaccTGCAGTTATCGCGAAATCGAGTATCGTTTTGGACGTGAAGAGCTGGGGAGATGAAACCGATATGAAAGAAATGGAAAACGCAGTGAGATCCATTCAGATGGACGGTCTCGTTTGGGGCGGAT CAAAACTTGTCCCAGTGGGCTATGGCATAAACAAGTTACAAATTATGTGCGTGATAGAAGACGAGAAAGTATCTGTGGACTTACTGATTGAACAGATTCAAGAGTTCGAAGATTTAGTTCAATCCGTAGATATTGCTTCGTTCAATAAAATCTAA
- the LOC139108949 gene encoding invertebrate-type lysozyme 3, with the protein MFARASLVAVTVIALFCVHTFAQSQPLSQVCLGCICEVSSGCNTTIGCSGAVCGPFGITWEYWTDAGKPTLNNEQLSDNAYPKCVNDPYCAAAAVQNYMNKFGRDCTGNGVVDCEDYLRIHRLGANGCNGALNSKYENRFKLCLRTFQNQ; encoded by the exons ATGTTCGCAAGAGCCTCGCTGGTTGCTGTGACTGTAATCGCACTGTTTTGCGTTCATACTTTCG CTCAATCTCAACCCTTATCACAAGTCTGTTTAGGCTGTATATGTGAAGTTAGTTCAGGATGTAACACCACTATCGGATGCTCTGGAGCCGTGTGTGGACCTTTTGGCATAACGTGGGAATACTGGACCGATGCTGGTAAACCGACTCTGAATAACGAACAGCTCAGCGACAATG CTTATCCCAAATGCGTCAACGATCCCTACTGTGCCGCTGCTGCGGTACAAAACTACATGAACAAATTTGGTCGC gACTGCACGGGAAATGGAGTAGTCGATTGCGAAGATTATCTGCGTATTCATCGACTTGGCGCAAACGGTTGCAACGGCGCGTTAAACagtaaatatgaaaatagatttaaattgTGCTTACGAACTTTTCAGAATCAATAA
- the LOC139108950 gene encoding microtubule nucleation factor SSNA1 produces MKFPVNGGFAMAQHGATLQTYNQELVKCLEEMKVRRSDLQAQIESQEEEKNNLQQEIEKMSCKLTQLNDSLAKKITVRNDYDRTIADTEAAYVKILESSQLLLNMIKKEAVSLDQTLIKANVDKQSYPFL; encoded by the exons ATGAAGTTTCCTGTGAATGGAGGGTTTGCGATGGCACAACACGGAGCTACTTTACAAACGTATAATCAGGAGCTCGTCAAAT GTTTAGAAGAGATGAAGGTGAGACGATCGGACCTCCAAGCTCAGATAGAATCAcaggaagaagagaagaatAATTTGCAACAAGAAATCGAGAAAATGTCGTGTAAGCTTACGCAATTAAACGACAGTTTGGCAAAAAAAATCACAGTCAGAAACGATTATGACAGAACAATTGCAGACACTGAGGCTGCatatgtaaaa ATTCTAGAGAGTTCCCAGTTATTGcttaatatgataaaaaaagaagctgTAAGTCTGGATCAAACTTTAATCAAAGCCAATGTTGATAAGCAGTCATATCCTTTTTTATAa
- the Brn gene encoding beta-1,3-galactosyltransferase brn, with protein sequence MCCYFFEYYLFRLYFQRCRRTISKIKLGYMLIFFSMIGLLEFFGAFVHIFEITYDENFVYPYEGNVHEFVNALRRNEKPEVKPINEYAYDFILKQPQKCKGDADNTLRLVYIVKSAVENFDRRTAIRNSWGIEKRFFDVPARTVFVVGTHPDDKVEAKLKQEAGIHKDIVQADFIDSYYNNTIKTMMSFKWLVKYCTNSKFYMFVDDDMYVSAKNVVTFIRNPANYPFLLMESRKVYGAQKREIKQSDLMGYNEVNFNKNIIYDRKTKTPTPPGFIVRESTGNNSQKNVYKKSDGKSNESLTIKNEYSLNTSMPIRVKRQLFDLELPDDIRLFAGFVFMRSSPHRHKFSKWYVTLKEYPYHLWPPYVTAGAYILSKEALLDLYYTSFYTKHFRFDDIFLGLVAKKADIVPFHCEEFHFYKKAYTKYSYKYVITSHGYDDPGELLQIWNEQKALGNA encoded by the coding sequence ATGTGCTGCTACTTCTTCGAATACTATTTATTCCgcctttattttcaaagaTGCCGTCGTActatatcaaaaattaaattgggATATATGCTCATTTTCTTCAGTATGATAGGGTTGTTAGAATTTTTTGGAGCATTTGTACACATATTTGAAATTACATACGACGAAAACTTCGTATATCCTTACGAGGGCAATGTACATGAATTCGTGAATGCTCTACGACGTAATGAAAAGCCCGAGGTTAAACCTATAAACGAGTATGCGTACGATTTTATCTTAAAACAGCCACAAAAATGTAAGGGAGATGCAGATAATACACTTCGCCTTGTGTATATAGTAAAGTCTGCTGTAGAAAATTTCGATAGAAGAACTGCCATACGTAATTCATGGGGAATAGAAAAAAGATTCTTTGATGTGCCGGCAAGAACTGTTTTTGTGGTCGGTACACATCCAGATGACAAAGTGGAGGCTAAACTAAAACAAGAAGCAGGGATTCATAAAGATATTGTACAAGCAGATTTCATAGACtcgtattataataatactattaaaaCAATGATGAGTTTTAAATGGCTAGTAAAATACTGCACCAATTCAAAGTTTTATATGTTCGTTGACGACGACATGTACGTGTCGGCAAAAAATGTAGTAACGTTTATAAGAAACCCGGCAAATTATCCATTTCTCTTAATGGAATCCAGAAAAGTGTATGGTGCACAGAAAAGAGAAATCAAACAGTCGGATTTAATGGGTTATAAcgaagttaattttaataaaaatataatatatgatcGAAAAACCAAAACACCCACTCCACCGGGTTTTATCGTTCGTGAATCTACAGGTAATAATAGCCAAAAAAATGTCTATAAAAAATCAGACGGGAAAAGCAATGAAAGCCTcacaataaaaaatgaatattcgTTAAACACATCTATGCCGATTAGAGTAAAACGACAGCTTTTTGACTTGGAGTTACCCGATGACATCAGATTGTTCGCGGGATTTGTATTTATGCGATCTTCACCACATCGGCATAAATTCTCTAAATGGTACGTCACATTGAAGGAATATCCATATCATTTATGGCCACCATACGTAACAGCTGGTGCATATATCTTGTCTAAGGAAGCTCTTTTAGATTTATACTACACAAGTTTCTACACTAAACATTTTAGGTTTGACGATATTTTCTTAGGTTTAGTAGCTAAAAAAGCCGACATAGTACCATTTCATTGTGAAgagtttcatttttataagaaaGCTTATACTAAATATAGTTACAAGTATGTAATAACATCTCACGGATATGACGATCCAGGCGAACTTTTACAAATATGGAACGAGCAAAAAGCTCTTGGAAATGCttaa
- the LOC139108944 gene encoding uncharacterized protein — MHTSKYTGYHINGNRDYITDGEESHRAPSDRTVSEYIVANEHTTMVKPPRKNHADRYDREESRRTRSTHNARDSVLSGSSKHSLHPLRKSASHGSICDNGSDIYVTSAAYRATSDISRISRHSLAPSSRLDHRAPSHYSYGSGRSGTSTVKTRTSRKGGIIVETMSTPNPFCPNTKGVCCLMLLLNLGLILVTLGFVIVIQFFQPLVVWILGIVFLVFGFLTLIGSLVYCVHVFKNAKHPHDINPEDLYWTHYWQGRVGSTAPEVYYKAEDKYQDDGYSDRYSKYSGKYYDKQSQRY, encoded by the exons ATGCATACTTCGAAATATACTGGATATCACATTAATGGAAATCGTGATTACATTACGGATGGCGAAGAAAGCCATAGAGCTCCTTCGGACCGCACTGTGTCTGAATACATTGTTGCTAACGAACATACTACTATG gtaaaaCCTCCAAGGAAAAACCACGCGGATAGATATGATCGAGAAGAAAGCAGGAGAACTAGAAGCACGCATAATGCTCGCGATTCGGTATTATCCGGATCTTCGAAGCATAGTTTGCATCCACTTCGCAAAAGTGCCTCGCATGGCAGCATTTGTGACAATGGCTCCGATATTTATGTCACCAGTGCTGCATACAGGGCTACTTCCGATATAAG TCGAATATCACGTCACAGTCTCGCACCAAGCTCCAGATTGGATCACAGAGCGCCTAGTCATTATAGCTACGGTTCTGGCAGATCAGGCACTTCGACAGTGAAAACTCGTACATCACGGAAAGGCGGTATAATTGTGGAAACTATGTCGACACCTAATCCATTCTGCCCGAACACAAAAGGCGTCTGTTGCCTTATGTTACTTCTAAATCTTGGATTAATTCTAGTTACTCTAGGCTTCGTTATCGTCATACAGTTTTTCCAACCATTAGTCGTTTG gATTTTGGGAATAGTATTTCTCGTGTTCGGATTTTTAACGCTAATTGGTAGCcttgtgtactgcgtacacgTGTTTAAAAACGCTAAGCACCCACACGATATTAATCCGGAAGACTTATATTGGACCCATTATTGGCAAGGTCGCGTTGGTTCTACAGCGCCTGAAGTTTATTATAAAGCGGAAGATAAATATCAGGACGATGGCTACAGCGATCGGTACAGCAAATATTCGGGAAAGTATTATGATAAGCAAAGTCAGAGATATtga
- the LOC139108942 gene encoding probable G-protein coupled receptor B0563.6: protein MLTGVIDGTHLCCEGDNFTVARTLIEDDVARNQSSLIWTSYGVVVPIILTIGVFGNAAILIVLSGPVFRGIAYLYLSGLALAHIGVILSWITITLRLGYGMSNNYPSAFYHAHLELVILNAFSAASVFIMVCLIVDRYIFVFFPSRIRTGSARKNVNSFILSSFIAGFMISGPLSVMRIVYAEQDGSGASFTLRENVAVTQNAIWRAYIWIMEIIVRICPSIIFIVLNSLVIKRFLQLNVQSRQFHTVTDKCRTNNTPDTSLLSRNRGYKEEQHLAILTTTMILCFFITALPPSLTPILYTDRRSLNLNYQTFRVCSAIVELSNYAIYILIYLICSTEFRRELMRILQGKCNENTGQDIDQPIGEIEDYSRHGTTVRLTPEHTKLNSPESPTKETKIEEDAHPSESTAFMMEHRVIM, encoded by the exons ATGCTGACCGGAGTAATCGATGg cacTCATTTGTGCTGCGAGGGTGATAATTTCACTGTCGCACGCACGCTTATTGAGGACGACGTCGCTCGGAACCAGTCGTCTTTGATATGGACCTCCTACGGTGTCGTAGTCCCGATCATATTAACCATCGGTGTTTTCGGCAATGCGGCAATCCTCATTGTCCTATCCGGTCCAGTGTTCCGCGGTATCGCATACTTGTACCTGAGTGGACTCGCGCTGGCGCATATTGGTGTTATCCTGTCTTGGATAACGATCA CACTGAGACTAGGCTATGGCATGAGCAACAATTACCCATCGGCTTTCTACCATGCCCATCTTGAACTCGTTATTCTAAACGCCTTTTCGGCCGCCAGTGTTTTCATTATGGTCTGCTTAATTGTAGATCGATACATTTTTGTATTCTTCCCATCACGTATTCGCACCGGTAGCGCTCGCAAGAACGTTAATTCCTTCATACTGTCTTCTTTCATTGCCGGTTTTATG attagCGGTCCATTATCGGTTATGAGAATCGTTTATGCGGAGCAAGATGGATCTGGCGCTTCGTTTACATTACGTGAAAACGTGGCTGTTACACAAAATGCAATATGGAGAGCGTATATTTGGATAATGGAGATTATAGTGCGAATTTGTCCGTCCatcatatttattgtattgAACAGTCTGGTCATTAAGAGATTTCTGCAGCTAAATGTGCAAAGCCGACAATTCCACACCGTTACGGATAAATGTCGAACCAATAATACTCCTGATACGTCGCTATTATCTCGCAATCGAGGATACAa AGAGGAACAGCATTTGGCGATATTAACGACAACGATGATtctatgtttttttataacgGCACTTCCACCGAGTCTCACGCCAATATTATATACCGATCGTCGTTCATTAAACCTTAATTACCAGACATTTCGAGTGTGCTCGGCAATCGTGGAGCTCAGTAATTACGCCATTTACATTCTTATATACCTTATTTGCAGTACGGAATTTCGAAGAGAATTAATGCGAATTTTACAA ggaaaatgtaatgaaaataCGGGACAGGACATTGATCAACCGATAGGCGAAATCGAGGATTATAGCCGGCACGGCACTACTGTTCGTCTAACGCCGGAAcatacgaaattaaattctccAGAGTCACCGACTAAGGAAACTAAAATAGAGGAAGACGCGCATCCGTCAGAGTCTACTGCTTTTATGATGGAACATCGTGTCATCatgtaa